The Nitrospirota bacterium region GGCCCGCCTCGCCTTCGCCCAGGAGCTCGGAGCGGTGCGGGTGACCCTGGCGGAGGGGCCGGTGGAGCTTTACTCCGAAGGGCTGGGCGAATGGGTTCCGGTCGAGAGGAACATGCCCTTGCTGGAGGGCGACAGCATCTGGGTGGGGGAGGACGGAAGGGCGGAGGTCCATTTCGCGGGGGGCACGTGGGCCAGGCTTGCCGGGGGCACGTCCCTTGCCATCGGGGAGGCTGACGGGAGCAGGGTCCTTCTCTCCCTGGAGGCCGGGCGCCTGTACGTGAGGGACGGGGGCAGACTGGACGAAGTCGTGGTGGAAACCCCCTCGGCTCGCGTGGTGGCAAGGGGAGGCGCCGCGTTGGCCCTCGAGGTGGACGGCGCCACCACGGTCTCGGTCCTTAAGGCCGCGGCAAGGGTGGAGGCCGGCCAGAGGTGGAGGAGACTCGGGGCCGGGGAGTCCCTTACCGTCCACGAAGACGGCTTCATGGAGCAGGCCGCCTTGGACACCGAGGGAGCCTGGCTGGCCTGGAACCTCCACAGGGACGACCTCATCGGCTCTTCTTCGGCCAGCGCCAGGTATCTCCCGGAGGATCTGCGCGAATACGGCCATGACCTCGACGACAACGGCCGATGGGTTTACGTGAGGGACTACGGCTACGTATGGACGCCTGCCGTCTCCCTTACCATCGGGTGGGCCCCCTACAGGGAAGGAAGGTGGCTGTGGATAGGCGGCCAGTACGTCTGGATATCTTACGAGCCCTGGGGCTGGGTGCCGTATCACTACGGCCGATGGCTCCGCCTGAGGGGAGTCGGCTGGTGCTGGGTTCCGCCCCACAGGCGAGCCCCGCTCTGGAGGCCCGCCCTGGTGGCCTGGGTCTACACCCCTTCCTATGCCGCCTGGGTGCCCCTGGGGCCCCGGGACGCCTATGACTGGCCCGGCGGCCTGAGCTACCTGGACGTGGCCATCTCCACCTCTCACCTTTCCCTGCGGCTTCAGAACATCCGCGTTGCGGGCTCGGTCACCGTGGTCAAGAAGGGTGCCTTCCTCGGAGGGAAGCTGGTCCATCTCAAACGGGCGCCGAACCCCTTCCTCAGGGGCGGGGCCTTTGTGGGCCCGCCCCGGTGGAAGGCCAAGGCGACGCACCGCAAGGACCCTCGCCCGAGGGCCATCGCAAAGCGTGACATGTACCGCAAGAAGGGGGAAGGGCGGACGATGCGCTCTCATCCGCCCGGGCAAGGCCGCGCTCGTGTGGACAGGCCGGTCCGCCCCGCCCCCCGAATGGAGAAGGAACACAGGCGAAACGTGGAGATGCCCGCCCATCCCCTCCGGGAAGTAAAGAAGGGTTCGAGGCGGGTGACGAAGCGTCCCTCCCGGGTTTCCCGGCACCCGGAGAAAGAGCGTGCGGTGGTACAGAAGAGGTCTTCCCGCACGGTGCAAAAAAGAGAGAAGGAGCGCAGGCGGCACGAGAACAAGCTGACCCGCGTCATTCCCAGGGAGGAGCGCCGGCCGGAGGCGAAACGGCCTTCCCGGAGCCGCCCGAATGTCGAGAAGAAGCGGCCCGTGCGGCGCCCCGGGGTGGAGCGTCCCAGGGCGGTGGAGCGCCGGCCGAAGCAGGAGAGCGGGGGAGGAAAAGGCCGGGATGCGCGGAGGGTGGAAGCCTCCAAAAGCAGGAAGGACAAGGAGGCCCCGCTCAAGGGGAGAGGGGGCCTGGTCC contains the following coding sequences:
- a CDS encoding FecR domain-containing protein; this encodes ARLAFAQELGAVRVTLAEGPVELYSEGLGEWVPVERNMPLLEGDSIWVGEDGRAEVHFAGGTWARLAGGTSLAIGEADGSRVLLSLEAGRLYVRDGGRLDEVVVETPSARVVARGGAALALEVDGATTVSVLKAAARVEAGQRWRRLGAGESLTVHEDGFMEQAALDTEGAWLAWNLHRDDLIGSSSASARYLPEDLREYGHDLDDNGRWVYVRDYGYVWTPAVSLTIGWAPYREGRWLWIGGQYVWISYEPWGWVPYHYGRWLRLRGVGWCWVPPHRRAPLWRPALVAWVYTPSYAAWVPLGPRDAYDWPGGLSYLDVAISTSHLSLRLQNIRVAGSVTVVKKGAFLGGKLVHLKRAPNPFLRGGAFVGPPRWKAKATHRKDPRPRAIAKRDMYRKKGEGRTMRSHPPGQGRARVDRPVRPAPRMEKEHRRNVEMPAHPLREVKKGSRRVTKRPSRVSRHPEKERAVVQKRSSRTVQKREKERRRHENKLTRVIPREERRPEAKRPSRSRPNVEKKRPVRRPGVERPRAVERRPKQESGGGKGRDARRVEASKSRKDKEAPLKGRGGLVRARGRVR